In Fusarium poae strain DAOMC 252244 chromosome Unknown contig_1, whole genome shotgun sequence, the following are encoded in one genomic region:
- a CDS encoding uncharacterized protein (TransMembrane:2 (i458-479o491-510i)), producing MNDYQLGDAYQDEKREEARKALQQDYWQCELKNYLSYVKSLVPRWPQLELLADFMEVGTIPTRWCIFPGERQENQQRYTYPVDIDDKNNDSTASLELKQAANDIKKAASRGEFNLFVVEDLSRDVIEVLGDAFGIDPRFFRAHITDYVWNNIRDRWREPSVLEVDAKRRDWFQMRLVRSRYFSTQQALREAHKEIDDFNIMRRVTADNNDIFWDKDSGTTRSWWHKSDRQNDSELVDAKIGHIRSRATFWFSQEFSVGVLLLEPTPRTGFPLWRGYGNWDDIPRFESRLYDHAQNQSAKSWFEEYLYWAQQQIDPVNLPHTLSCTLRDRPIQSLLHMVCGEWLVFADYLNTRLNQIDWGIASPSFFPDTKTDSRKQSLDKLHFWRRWIPQARDMLQSCIRETSQFTRSPEMHQIWEPYEPDYKAIRDRLDEYERRIDCLSSAVNSAISLDDAKSTSHLTILASIFIPPSLVAALLSMATDPLGDLLPALKWWAIASTAVVAIISGVLLALNSGDKWFKKVKLFIPTRASYSAGENENGKWKKNGIVNFNLIAWVRSQYYGKERPHGSKLDSDVEMSMLK from the exons ATGAATGACTATCAACTCGGAGACGCATACCAAGACGAAAAGCGAGAGGAAGCTCGCAAAGCTCTTCAGCAGGATTATTGGCAATG CGAGCTAAAGAACTACTTGTCCTATGTGAAATCTTTGGTCCCCAGGTGGCCTCAGCTTGAGCTCCTCGCCGACTTCATGGAAGTCGGTACCATTCCTACACGATGGTGCATCTTTCCAGGAGAGAGGCAAGAGAACCAACAACGATATACGTATCCAGTCGACATAGATG ATAAAAACAACGACTCCACCGCATCGCTGGAGCTAAAGCAAGCTGCAAATGATATCAAAAAAGCTGCATCGCGAGGCGAATTCAACCTGTTTGTTGTGGAAGACTTATCTCGCGACGTGATCGAAGTTCTAGGTGATGCATTTGGCATTGATCCCCGATTCTTTCGTGCTCACATCACTGATTATGTATGGAACAATATCCGCGATCGTTGGCGTGAGCCTTCCGTCCTCGAAGTTGATGCGAAGCGGCGAGACTGGTTCCAAATGCGATTAGTCAGGTCTCGGTATTTCTCGACCCAGCAAGCGCTGCGAGAAGCGCATAAGGAGATAGACGACTTTAACATTATGCGGCGCGTTACTGCTGATAATAATGATATTTTTTGGGACAAAGATTCTGGAACAACCCGGAGCTGGTGGCACAAGAGTGATAGACAAAATGACTCAGAGCTTGTTGATGCCAAGATTGGACATATACGTAGCCGCGCGACGTTCTGGTTTTCGCAAGAATTTTCGGTTG GGGTTCTTCTACTTGAGCCGACCCCCAGAACGGGTTTCCCCCTTTGGCGTGGGTACGGTAACTGGGATGACATCCCACGATTCGAGAGTCGACTGTATGATCATGCACAAAACCAAAGTGCAAAAAGCTGGTTTGAAGAGTATCTTTATTGGGCCCAACAGCAAATTGATCCCGTCAATCTACCACACACGCTTTCTTGTACCTTGCGCGACAGGCCAATTCAGTCTCTATTGCACATGGTATGCGGCGAGTGGCTCGTCTTCGCTGACTACCTGAACACGCGTCTCAACCAAATCGACTGGGGCATCGCAAGCCCTTCCTTCTTCCCGGACACCAAAACCGACAGTAGAAAGCAAAGTCTTGATAAACTACACTTTTGGCGCAGGTGGATTCCCCAAGCCCGTGACATGCTGCAAAGCTGTATACGCGAGACTTCCCAGTTCACCCGGTCACCTGAAATGCACCAGATCTGGGAGCCATACGAGCCTGATTACAAAGCCATCAGAGATCGCCTCGACGAGTATGAGCGTCGCATCGATTGCCTGAGCAGCGCCGTTAACTCTGCTATCAGCCTTGACGATGCCAAAAGCACATCTCACTTGACGATTTTGGCATCCATCTTTATACCACCAAGTCTGGTTGCCGCTTTGTTGTCCATGGCCACTGATCCGCTGGGCGATCTCTTACCCGCTCTGAAGTGGTGGGCTATTGCTTCGACTGCAGTGGTAGCCATTATCTCTGGAGTACTGTTGGCGCTAAACTCGGGGGACAAGTGGTTCAAGAAGGTCAAGTTGTTTATACCTACACGTGCAAGTTATAGTGCTGGAGAAAACGAAAACGGGAAGTGGAAAAAGAACGGTATTGTAAACTTTAACTTGATAGCTTGGGTCAGGTCACAGTATTATGGCAAGGAAAGACCTCACGGTTCGAAACTTGACTCGGATGTTGAAATGAGCATGTTGAAATGA